In Heliangelus exortis chromosome 3, bHelExo1.hap1, whole genome shotgun sequence, the genomic stretch CCGaacccttccttcccccccccccaaaaaaaaaaatcctccacgTAACGCGCTCCTACCCGCGTCCTGCCCGGCTGCGGGCTGCGCGACCCGCGGGCGGCGGCGCACGAGCGGGGCACGGGCACGCTCCGCCGCTCGcgcccccccccctcacccgCTGCGCCCGCGCCGCCGCGAGGCCACCCTGCGGGGGCTGAGCCGCAGAGACCCAAACCgagccccggccccgccgggAGGGAGGGAAGCGGCGGGGAACCGGgaacccagcagctctgcccacagccccaGCGTCAGCACCCACACACCTGGGCAGCGCGGAGGCACCGGCAACCGCGCGGCAGGAAGCGGCAGCCGCGCAGGCGCCCGAGGGCGGGAGGTGGCCACGCGCAGGCGCCGCTAGTGGAGCGGGCTGGGCCGACCCGACCCGGCAGGTGAGAACGGGGGTTCCTGCGGTTCCGCTGCCGCTTTGCGTGCGTCTTAGTAGCGGGTGAATGCTTCCGGGGTTTGAGAGGCGCCGCGGAAGCCGGGAGTCAGCCGTAGCGGAGTCCCGAAACACGGGCGGTGGGTGGGAAGCAGGGTGCCCGGGGGAGGGGGCGGTTCGGCTGGGCCCGGCCCTGGGTGctctgggggagggaggggtcGGCCCGGCCCGGTGGCCTCTGAGCCCACGTGTTTTGGTCCATCAGCGCCGAACCCCCTCAGCCGCCCGCCACGTACCGAGCGCGGCAGACCTGAGCGGCAAAGTTTTTCTTGGGGATTCTGCGTTTAGAGAAATAAACGCGTGATAAAGTGTATCGGCTGTGGTTGTCGGAAAGAGGTCGGAACGCGTCAGGCGGGCTAAACATggaggaagatgaagaggaagaCTACATGTCTGATTCATTTCTTAAGTAAGTAGgtagctctttttttctctctttgagTGACTGTAAACATGAGAAAAAGATGCTAATAACTGCTGAAATAAAACTCTTAGACAGGATGTAAGGCCAGGCTTGCCCATGGTGAGGCGAGTGAAGGAAGCtattcagaaagaagaaaagcaaaaagaagccAATGAGAAGAACAGGCAAAAGAGtataaaagaagaagaaaaagaaagacgTGACTTGGTATTGAAAAGTGCATTGGGCAATGAGAACAaaggctttgctttgcttcagaAGATGGGCTACAAGAGTGGCCAGGCCCTTGGCAAAAGTGGTAAGCTTGTCACTGTATGGAAGTCTGGACCTATGTGCCTAAATTTTGCTGTGCTTTCATATTTTAGAGAGCTGTCACTTTGAACACAAGGTCAGTAAGTGTCTCTGAGAGCCTCGTGTTACTCAACTGGGAATGTGttgtagcagaaaaaaaagatgagaacaAATCTCTAAGCATTGGTTCAGTAGTATATGAAGTAAaatcagcagaagaaaacatcagtAATTGCTGCGGCAGTTCAACATGACAAGCACACAATCAGAAAATGAGCAGTAATTATATTTGTTATCTCTAGTAAATGAACTGGCCCAGAAAGACCCTTGTTAATCTTAATCCTTACCCAGTTGTAAGATTCTCGaatgaaaaatgctgcagaaggTTGTAACAAAGCAGTCTTCATCACAGGTATATTATATTTGCCAAGTCAATGCTATTTTCTTTTAGTAGAATAGTGTCCTGAAAAATGTATATGATCCAGCAGACAAGCCAAAAAAGAGAGGGAATTCAATTTCCTTTGTAACACACTAAATGTACATTGATTTGGGATTTTTCAACTGCCAAGCAACAAAGTCACATGAAAATGTACATGTTAAATGTCAAAAGTATCTTGCCTGCTTGAAAGTACTACACAAATCATAGTTTGAGAAAGACTGTATTTCTTAAattgatctattttttttccctcacaggAGAAGGCATTGTTGAACCTATTCCTCTGAACATAAAAACAGGTTTGTGATCCTTCCTGTTTAACTTAGTTTGGTATCAGGGcttctgaagtatttaaattCATCTTCTGAACTTACATAGGCAGAAGTGGGCTTGGTCACGAGGAATTAAAAAAGcgaaaagctgaagaaaagctggaaaactaTAGACAAAAACTCCAcatgaaaaaacaagcaaatgaaCAAGCTGCAGATCAGTTCCGGTAATTTGCAACTTCTTGATAAAATCAGTTAACTTTGTCAtctcttaaaatataaaatccaCATATAATCCTGAGCTATGTTGTTACAATGGTTTAAAAAATCAGGGTTAGTTGGTTCCAGTggtcttggttttgctttctgatttgGTTGTTATATGTTAAGAAGTAAAGCCTTGGGTAGGATGTATCTTTTGCAGATATTTAGTGAACCACTTGTTCAACGCCTTATGAAAACCTGGTGAAAAAGTGTTCAGTGTAGtgtgattttaaaagcattcttGAAGGTGTAATTCCAAACAAATACATGTGCTCTTCCACGGAAACAGTGTCAGGACTTCCAgtgttgtcctggtttgaaaAAGCAGGAATCttagatttttctattttaggaAAGCTATCAACTATAATGCATCTCACTCTCTGCCTGTTCATTTTAACTATATCCTTTTTCTTAACAGAATAAgattgaaaaacaaacaagaagaacGTAAGATGGAAGGAGACCTCCGAAAAAGCCAGAGGGCCTGCCAGCAATTAGATCTGCAAAAAGTGAGACCTATGATTTTTTGGATTGGAAGGAAAGCTTGCAGGTTAGAGATATAGGCAACAAGGTAGTGATACAGTTCTTGGAAGCTCTCTGAAATTACAGGATAATTAGCCTGAAGTCTTGATGTTTGGCAAACACTTCAGTcttaaaatacttcaaagtACATGTTTGCTCCATCAAGATACTTGAATGTGTGCACCAGCCTCATGGTAACCTATGTGAGGACCCATGTTAATTTGTGTCATTGGAGCTCACCCATTTTTGCTGTTACTTTTGAGCTGTTTGTATATGTTTCAGTAGCCAGTGTTGGGCCATCTTAAAAACATTAGTAAAAATGAGTAATCCTTATGGACCACTGTACTTAGTTTCCAACTACAGCTCTAACAAGTCTTTGTAATACTgtacaggaatattttaaaaccaaacatctCGCCTATTAGAAATTGGTTTTATCCAGCATCTTACAAGAAAACCTATTAAGAcagataattttcatttaaattttcattatttaaggATATTGATGTTCCCAAGGAGACTTGGTATTGGCTAGGACCTgaagaggaagacaaaaaagatGAGGAAGACAAGGAAGATGAATGCACAAGCTCAGACTTAAGTGTAAGCTCTGCAACTAAATTAAGGCTTTGATTCAGAAGTAAATGTAATATTCCTTTACAAAGTACATATGTATATGTGCATACTTGCATAAAGGATAAATGTATACATTTAATTTCCCAAGCTGTAGTGAATGGCATTTTGCAATCTTAAAGCAGTGATTTGTATTGCAGttacatgaaaaaatacaaaaccactCATTTATTAATCCTTATCTCTTTTGAAGctgatctttaaaaaaagtagTCAAGAAATTAAACTCTAAACATTTTTGTATCTTAGCTGAGATATGCATATCATGTATTTAATCAAATTTATCATTTGGATGCCTTATCTTATGTCTTAGGCTGAATTTTAGAATCACTAAGTAATTTCTGGTAATACTTCACAGATTAGCACAAGATGGACTGGAAAGTCATTTTTTGAGGACTACATTTTATGACTGTTGTTAGCTTTAAGCGTTCATCTTGCAGAGATTAGGTGTGGAAAATTATGCCAAAAATATGTACTTGTAATAAGGTAGCTAGGTAATATTTCTAGCTCTCTCTTTTGTGCAGGTTTCTTAGCTAGAAAGAGGGATGAGCAAGAAAAGTCATTAACTTCCCAGGTACCATGAATTCCCGTGCCATTTGCCACAAATCTGGGAAACTTCATGCATTACTGAGCTACAGTTTTGTGTCACTTTTCTATAGCAAAGGGTTAAACAATCTATTCTAGCAAAGCTGGTAACTCCAACTGCTTTATATCATGAGCATCCCAGATCATTGCATATCTGTACCTATCTCTAGGTATCAGAAAAGCTTCACATCCTGACTGCCTATTTGAGAGACAAACACTTCTATTGCATTTGGTGTGGAACAACCTATGAAGGTGAGACTAAACCCGGGTTGTATTTTACTTTCCTTATGCAGACAGTCAAATAGTGCAACATATCCTTTGTTTCTCTTGCTGCAGTCTTTTAAATCTACATGGCAAGTTTTATTTCCAGGCTGCAGGTCTTTGCATAAGGCTTTGTACCTTTTAATTATAAGCCAATTTTCAGATGCTACATtcaaagaagataaaaaaaccaaccaagcacACTGCCATTTATTTGAATTGGTATTCATACTGATTTTGTTtggaataaattatttgcaaacCTTGAACACTAGTTAATCTGCTTTGCATTAATTCTTCAATCATTTTAGCACctttattttcccctcctttGAGCTGGAATTACATACCTTTTCTCTGCTTATCCTGTAGGCTCTGAAGATTTAGCTTCCAGCTGCCCTGGAGACAGCGCTGCAGATCATGACTAAAGGTTTTCTAAATGAAGCAGTCCTAGATAAGTATGTGTGGTTCATGATATCTTTTAGAAGGTTTGGAGCTGTGCCATACTGAAGAATTCAAATCAAAACATGCAGAAGAGTAGTTCtgctcatagaatcatagaatggtttgggttggaagtgaccttaaggatcatctagttccaacacccctcctgtgggcagggacacctcccactagaccaggttgctcaaaggcccacccaacctgaccctgaagttatccagggatggggcatccacagcttttctggccaacctgttccagtgtcttaccaccctcacactaaatagttttttcctaatatctaacctgaatctGCCCTCTTCCCGTTTAAggccattaccccttgtcctgtcactacacgcccttctgaaaagtccctccccagctttcctgtaagcccccttcaggtactggaaggctgctagaAAGTCTATACTGAGAGAGTAAATTCacatttctgaagcattttacAGATTTCCTGCTTGATGCACAATTTGTTAGGAATTAAAACTTGGCATTTATAATTGAACTACCATAACTGAGAGGCAGTTTAAGTATTCCACAGTCTTTGGTTATGTCCTGCCCAGCGAAACAGGATCAGCTAATAATAAAATTCAAGTCTGAGTAAGTGAGTAAATATTGGCTTCTTACTCTGTTGTGTGATATGTTACACAGGGGTATATTTTGCATAACTAAAAAGTATCAGATTGTGCTGTTGGGGGTAGTATATAGAAATAAATTTCAATAGACCTTTTAGGGAACAGCAGTTGCTACTGTAAACAGTCACTAATAGAAGGGTACTGCTGAAGTATATAAATACCATTAATAAAAACTATAAAAACTATTGCAACAAACCCATTATTATTTGACAGTAAGAACATATTACAGGTATTACAGGTGCTCTGTACAAGAACTGTGAGGGGTATTCATCCAAAAGTCTGGCACATTCCAATTTTCACATTATAAGAGTAGTTTTATGGGttcaaagggaagagaaagtgGAACTAGTTGCATTTTGTAAGTGTCAGATATAATTTCTCCCAGCTCTTGACCACTGTAAAGAAATACTAATTACTCCAAACTAGTGAAGTGTTTTGTGTATGTAATTCAtgataaggagaaaaaaaaaacaacttcaggctttacagaaatatttaaaatcatattCTTGTTTAGCAACAAATACTCATAGCAGATTGTCAATGATTTcccaaaaaatataaaaattactaTGCATTCATTTATATTATTTGTTTTAACCAAGCACCCACTTTTAACCCATTTAACATTTCAGATAAATCATACACTACTTGACTACACATAGTACTTCTCTGCTTAAAAATCCCCTGTGCATTTGCCTTTCTGGAGGTACGTGAGCTCCACAGCAATGAATAGTTTGACAAGATACAGCTCAAAGACAACAATCTGAAGGATTAATGTGCCTGTCTTTTCTCCCTACTCCCCACCACCATACACACAGTTCTTCCAGTCCAGGCAAGTCTGAACTATGTAACTTAAGAGTAACTGGCAAACTGCTGTTACCTTTTGTGGGACTGACACCAAAAGACCTTCAGAGATATTCTGTACACTTGTTACAGGGTAGGGGTGCCTCAGTATCACAATAAGGGATTAAAACCTCACAGGATGGGAGAGAATGTTTAAGGTGCTTTCTCAGAACaggatttaaaattatttctactttCTAATGGGAGAATTTTCCTACATCAAGAGcatcttcagtgtttctttcagaaaaaaaaccaaaaaacacacatCAAAACACAAGTTTTTCAAAGGTTTAGAGCAAATCTAAACTACATTTCCTAAAAGTGGAATGCTTAACATTTACATTCTCAATGAAAGCTTACTTCAGaagtatttacttttaaattctAGATTATTGAAAGTGCTAGGGGTGTAGAGATAATTTCATTAACTTTCACGTAAATTTGGTTAAGAGTAACCCATACCTATTTCTCTTATCTTTCCCACCAAAATTAGCCTTGGTATTATTGATAGCATTCcaataattattaaaaaggtTACTGAACAAATCAGAAAGGGTTGATTCACATACCACGAGACAGCACATCTTCCATGGAAAGCAATAGATATTCTCAAGTGATAATAACTGTAGCACATGTTAAGAGCATGCTTTTGCCACAGGCAGTTAGCACCACATCAACTTAATCTTCTAAAAGACAAGGACTAGGTTCCTGCACTTATTGTACAATACAGTTCAGGTCACCCACAACCTGTGTTTCCAGGTATAAATTGGAAGTGATGGCTTGGAGAAGTACACTGTGTTGGTCTGCAGCTGATCATTGTGAATGGTGATGCGACCCTTTTGGCTGCTGAGCTCCTCAATGGAAGGCAAAACAACAAGGAAAGGACATATCCCAAGTGTTGCTGTTGTTTCTGGCATTTACTGCTATTTCATCAGTTTCAGTATATATCAAACTCTGGATTTAAACAGAATCTGAAAGCCCTTTAAAAGGGCAGTTACTGAGTATGCCTTTTGTGTGACTCATCTTTATGAACAAACTTCACTATTTCAGATACAGATAATCTTCCTGAAGGCTCTTTTGAAAGCATATTTCTTATTATGGATGcctaaaaaaaagagattaaatgtcaataaattattttttatgagtACATAAATTAATGGAAATAATGTATTAAAACCCCATACCTCTGTTAAGAATTGTTCGGAGAAGCTATGTGGAAGTTTACCTTCTCTGACTTCGGGCCATATCTGAAATTTATAAAAGAGAACAGTTTCAGCCTGTGTTTATTGATTATATGTTGCATCTCCTTTATGATTCATAATTTACTGAATTAATTAGGAACatacaaattacaaaaaaaggtAAGGATTCAAAAAGAAAGTATCTGTAAACagtttcaaagttttttttccatttagttgtgctttattttgtttttattgtcaTCAACTCTTGTCCCTTTTTAAGATTAAAAGCTTCAAATTGTACAATGATGTGTTTGTATCAGAACCAttatctttttatctttcctgtggatgctgcagcctggcttAGGTTAGTGGTTACTTGTAACCAGTAAAACAGCTCCTGTGAACTGCAAGCTTTTTGAGCAGTAGCTTTAGGCCCTTCGTTGCTGGTGATCTTCAGCTGAACCAGTTACTCATCGACCTCACTTTTGCATCATGTTCTTTCAGCAGAGCTTTCCATGCTCCATTAAGTCAAATTGTGTTTTaagctgatggagcagctgaaggCCATCCTAGGACTTACCCACCTGCCTACAAACACaacatttttatgcttttaagTAAACAAGACTAATGGGGTTTGCCATTTTTTACTGTAAACACTGTGGGACCTTGGACAGGTTTGCACAGTCAGCTGTAAGCAGGAATGAGATGGCTTAGAAAATAATACAAGGTACAGAGCTAGGCTGAACCTGCAAATCCAGCAGACACATTGAgatggtttcctttttttggcaGAAGGACCAAGCTAACAGTGTTCAGGAGTTTCTGGATTCAACCATCTACATATATCTTACAATTACTTCAGACAAGGTCAGCTGTCACGTTATCCAACTAATATCTAGGTTTGAACAGTTATACCAGTAATGTGCAATGtaccaagaaaaaacaaaagacatttaaaaaaaaaaagcttgagtAATATTCACTTTCTTTTTGAGGTAATGTCTTTTTCTATTAAAGCTGCATATTCCAAAGCacttttgttgtcattttggAAAACTTAAGTGTTTTGGATTTATAGAAACTTTGTAATTCCTCCACTGTGCAGAGAAAATGTGGGCATGGCTCCCATTTGTAATTTATTCTCTAGATTTAGAAAATTATTCCCTTGAAGTACTCTGATCAAACAAAAATACTTACTAGAACTTGATATCTTTTTTGATAGCCATTATTCTTCAGCATGCTCAGGCTTTAATGTTTATGTCCATAGgacataaatgaaaaaaaaaatcaagtaataTTTCATTACTTGAGTGACTACCTTTCAACTGAGGTGTGAGGACTTCGGGGCCTCACAGAATTGAATCAAGGGCAAAATGTAGAAACAGTATTCTAGATTTACAGATTCTTCCTAGCTTGCAATCAGCATGCTATACCAGTAGGCCAAACAATgactgaggcttttttttttttaattaaaggttACATACCCTATTTCTCTCATGGTGAGAGCTGAATGCTGAAAGAATTTCAAACCAAATTAATCCCAGTGCATAAATATCGACTGCTTTTCCATAGCTATCCCCAACCTACAAAAGTTAGAACAAGAACAATGTATCAAATCCAACTGGACAGCACttcttaaagcaaaatttgaaGTCAACAGAAATTTCCACCCCAATGCTATAGGACTGGCCCTGCTTATCTTCTGGTTCATCATTAACCCATTCTGCTACAGACCTGTTAAACGGTGACTGTTATGTCCCATTAAGCAGACTGAGATTGAGACTGCTACAGATAAGCAATGCCAGTATATTTGTCACAAAGATTGAAACAAATAGAAGAGCTCAAACTCCACAGTTGTTGAGGCCCTAAGTTCAACCTGAAATACATGGCTGGCAGCCTGGCCTTGCAAGAGCATTCCTTACAGCATGGAGTGTCAGACCCCATAGGTGAGCACACCGAAATAAAACCACACTTGCAGGCAGCTTTCTCCAAAATTCATTTATCCTCATTTACAGAATCAGTCTGTTACCAGGTAACTTGGTTTAGTATTGAGATTAGGACTGAGAACATCCAATGCTGAGTTTATCATGCAAGCCTAGATGCAGACTAATACAACAAGATCATTACCTGTTCTGGTGCCATGTATGGCTTTGTTCCTATGTTCTTCGTCACAGTCTCATTCTCCACAGAAGTCACAAGACCAAAGTcacctatttttattttatcttcacGTGATATGAATATGTTCTGAGGCTAtgtataaatttaaaaaaaaataacaaaacaacaataacaaatCACCATACAGCCAAGGTTTATTGCCAAGCATTATCAGTCACAGAAGTGCTCCCCATAAAAATTTATAATTGTTCACAGAAATTAGCATTAAGGAACTAATGGGGTGAGAAGCAAAGTTCCGTTTTTTAAACCAAACTAAACTGAAAGTAGTACATGCCACagtaactaattttttttccacaggctgTCACAACTGTATCAAACTTTAATGCTCTTCAGACACAATGTGCATGTAACATCAAATATCCAGAAATGGTTTTTAATCTTCAGTCCCAGCCCTAGGGATTGGATACACTTGGGCATCACATTTAGGCTCACATGGAAATCCACACAAATCCTTGCTTCTCTGAGGCACAGCAGGATTGCTTGTACTGAGGTAATGGCAGAGATGGGGCTTACTAGAGGCACTTCACAGTACCACTTTGAGTTTCCATTGAACTTCCCATTTTTAAATTTGACAAGCAAAAATAGACCTCTGTGCTTCAATGAAGTTTCCTAAAGAAGATAACCTacatttctgaatgttttaaaacaaaactaaatagCTTCATTCTATCTTTTACTTAAAGAAGCTCCAATGAACTGTAAGGCCAGGAGAGACTTAATATTTAACAAAAGATGTCTGTGTCAAGAATGCCCAGTGCAGTTCTGTTCCAGTTTGGCTGGATCCACAGACATTTAATACAGTTCTATCTGGCTACACTACTTGAAGACTCCATTCATACCAGCCACAAATGGAATTCATCTTAGCTTGAACCTATCCTGCAGATTTGATTCTGGGACATGTAGATCTCAGCTGGCCAAGCATTCAAGTTGACAGCAGATCAAAGTGCACAGAAAAGTCCCTAAATTCAAATGCAGACAGACAAGTCAGCAATAGGACTAGAAAGCAGGTTACAgcataaatggaaaaaacaatcTCTGGCTCAAGAAGTCCATAACTAAGTTACATCACTGTATCACTCAGCTCTAATACTCCAGGTGTTTGGAATTAGCCACTATATCAGAAGAACTGCATCCTAGATCAACATTTAATGTGACCCACTACAGCCATTTTTAGGAACACCACCTTTAAAACTGTAGCAACATTGTATCTGGCACACAAAGCACTTAAGGCTTCCAACTTTGTCCTTTATAATCtttatattgaaataaaatctttttatgaTTGTGCACTTGTAGAGACCTAAATTCAATCCAAAAAAGTAGCACTCAGGTATCTGTATACAGAGGTGGTCCAAGAGCTATTGGAGTACACTGTTACCAGACACACTATGTATATTAGGATAAACTATCCCTTTGCAATTTGGCAAGAGCAAACTTCCTAGACTCaacttttctcctttgttttaattattttataaccAAGTAAagttaatatttctttttccagtagGCATTATTGTGACCCATTAACACATAATGCACTGAAAATGCCTGTTAACTGGTgactactgatttttttaactaCTGCGTTCTGAGATCCTCCAGTTTACCATCTGATTTTAGGATGAAGTACAGCcagttgctgaaaaaaaactAATCACTAGCAATATCAGAAGAGGCACACTACTAGGGTACATAGTAGACTAAACAAGGACTAAAACAATTCAGCAGTGTATGAAATGTCAGTAAGTactattttaccttttttattaCCTATTCTACTTACCTTCAGGTCTCGATGCATTAACCCTTTAGAATGTATATATTTCACTCCTTCCAATATTtgtaaaaatttgttttgtgcCATCTCATGATACTTCTTGTCTTGTCTATTCTTTTTAATCCAGTTTTCCAAAGTCCCTTTTTCACAAAATTCCATtgtgatgaaaagaaaaacttctgactcctgcctgcaaaaaaaaattacatactATACTGAAATTTCCAAGATACAATTCCTCCCAAGCCATTGATGATTTTCAGGTTACTCTTCATAAAaaaaggatagaaaaaaaatgttgttgttATTACTGTAATTCCCCAAAACAAAGCCTGCAAGTCCCCTAATTTAAAAAGATACTAGAGCAATTTGTACTAgataagaaataaatagaacTGCAAACCAAAGAATCCCTGTGAAGTTTCTGCACAGCCCTggaatatttcaa encodes the following:
- the GPATCH11 gene encoding G patch domain-containing protein 11 isoform X1; its protein translation is MEEDEEEDYMSDSFLKQDVRPGLPMVRRVKEAIQKEEKQKEANEKNRQKSIKEEEKERRDLVLKSALGNENKGFALLQKMGYKSGQALGKSGEGIVEPIPLNIKTGRSGLGHEELKKRKAEEKLENYRQKLHMKKQANEQAADQFRIRLKNKQEERKMEGDLRKSQRACQQLDLQKDIDVPKETWYWLGPEEEDKKDEEDKEDECTSSDLSVSEKLHILTAYLRDKHFYCIWCGTTYEGSEDLASSCPGDSAADHD
- the GPATCH11 gene encoding G patch domain-containing protein 11 isoform X2, whose amino-acid sequence is MKRKTTCLIHFLSKQDVRPGLPMVRRVKEAIQKEEKQKEANEKNRQKSIKEEEKERRDLVLKSALGNENKGFALLQKMGYKSGQALGKSGEGIVEPIPLNIKTGRSGLGHEELKKRKAEEKLENYRQKLHMKKQANEQAADQFRIRLKNKQEERKMEGDLRKSQRACQQLDLQKDIDVPKETWYWLGPEEEDKKDEEDKEDECTSSDLSVSEKLHILTAYLRDKHFYCIWCGTTYEGSEDLASSCPGDSAADHD